The Panicum virgatum strain AP13 chromosome 5K, P.virgatum_v5, whole genome shotgun sequence genome has a window encoding:
- the LOC120707041 gene encoding fimbrin-2-like produces MGFDGLVVVSDPYLQRRFTQADLRALQAQYAALWDASPSGRLRMRDLPAAISSLRGATVSAKADAEKENNAPEPGPGPGLTDEEWASVLKAVARADERPHQDASFELFLRVYAEMQLRLKSAGAGAGGKKAAGGIARSSSSSAVAFLTAATTTLLHTISESEKASYVGHINAYLAEDPFLKSALPIDPATDHIFHVTKDGVLLCKLINLAVPGTIDERAINTKRVLNLWEKNENHTLCLNSAKAIGCTVVNIGTQDLAEGRPHLVLGLISQIIKIQLLADVNLKSTPQLVELVEDSKEMEELMSLSPEKILLRWMNFQLKKGGFQRTVTNFSSDIKDSEAYACLLNVLAPECSAKPSAMSVKDLLHRARLVLEHADRMGCKRYLTPKDIVGGLPNLNLAFVAHIFQKRNGLSKQMKQVSFVDGLSDDAQVSREERSFRLWINSLGISTYINNVFEDLRNGWVLLEVIDKIAPGSVNWKMANRPPIKLPFKKVENCNQVLKIGKELKFSLVNIAGNDIVQGNKKLILAFLWQLMRYNILQLLKNLRFHSNGKEITDIDILVWANKKVKDSGKHQSCMESFKDRSLSSGTFFLDLLSGVEPRVVNWSLVTKGEKDEEKQMNASYIISVARKLGCSIFLLPEDILEVNQKMMLTLTASIMYWYLKRPTSHSLDSENGSSCETSSITTSDDSASESSFDDNAAR; encoded by the exons atggGGTTCGACGGGCTGGTGGTGGTGTCCGACCCCTACCTGCAGCGCCGCTTCACGCAGGCCGACCTCCGCGCGCTCCAGGCCCAG TATGCGGCGCTATGGGACGCGTCACCCAGCGGGAGGTTGCGGATGCGGGACCTCCCCGCCGCCATCTCCAGCCTCCGCGGCGCCACCGTCTCGGCCAAGGCCGACGCCGAGAAGGAGAACAACGCGCCAGAACCAGGCCCCGGCCCGGGCCTCACCGATGAGGAATGGGCCTCCGTGCTCAAAGCCGTCGCGCGCGCCGACGAGAGGCCGCACCAGGACGCCAGCTTCGAGCTCTTCCTCCGCGTCTACGCCGAGATGCAGCTTCGCCTAAAatcggccggcgccggcgccggcgggaagaaggcggccggcggcatcgcccgctcctcgtcctcctccgccgttGCCTTCCTCACGGCGGCCACCACCACGCTGCTGCACACCATCAGCGAGTCCGAGAAGGCGTCCTACGTCGGCCACATCAACGCATACCTCGCTGAGGATCCATTCCTTAAGAGCGCGCTCCCCATCGATCCGGCAACCGATCACATCTTCCACGTCACCAAGGATGGCGTCCTCCTATG CAAGCTTATTAACTTGGCCGTACCGGGCACCATTGACGAGAGGGCCATCAACACCAAGAGGGTGCTCAATCTATGGGAGAAGAACGAGAATCATACACTTTGTCTCAACTCCGCCAAGGCTATCGGCTGCACTGTCGTCAACATCGGCACACAGGATCTCGCGGAAGGGAGG CCTCATCTTGTCCTGGGCTTAATTTCTCAAATAATCAAG ATACAACTGTTGGCAGATGTTAACCTGAAAAGTACGCCTCAGTTGGTTGAATTAGTTGAGGACAGCAAG GAGATGGAGGAGCTTATGAGCTTGTCTCCTGAAAAGATTCTATTAAGGTGGATGAACTTTCAACTGAAGAAGGGAGGCTTCCAGAGAACAGTAACAAACTTTTCATCGGATATAAAA GACAGTGAAGCGTATGCTTGTCTATTGAATGTCCTGGCACCTGAGTGCAGTGCAAAACCATCCGCAATGTCAGTAAAAGATCTGCTTCATAGAGCAAGATTAGTCCTTGAGCATGCAGATAGGATGGGCTGCAAAAGATACCTGACTCCAAAAGACATAGTTGGTGGTTTACCAAATCTAAACCTTGCATTTGTGGCTCATATTTTCCAGAAAAG AAATGGGTTGTCCAAACAAATGAAACAAGTTTCCTTTGTGGATGGACTCTCTGATGATGCTCAAGTTTCCAGGGAAGAAAGGTCATTCCGGCTGTGGATTAACAGCCTTGGAATTTCCACTTACATCAACAACGTATTTGAAGACCTTAGAAATGG ATGGGTTCTCCTTGAGGTGATTGACAAGATTGCTCCTGGCTCAGTTAACTGGAAGATGGCAAATCGTCCGCCAATAAAACTACCGTTCAAGAAAGTTGAAAACTGCAACCAAGTTTTGAAGATCGGAAAAGAATTGAAGTTTTCCCTGGTGAATATTGCTGGAAATGATATTGTCCAAGGGAACAAGAAACTGATATTAG CTTTTCTATGGCAATTGATGCGGTACAACATTCTTCAACTGCTGAAGAATCTTAGATTTCACTCAAATGGAAAAGAGATCACAGATATTGACATATTGGTATGGGCCAATAAAAAAGTAAAAGATTCTGGAAAGCACCAATCTTGTATGGAAAGTTTCAAG GATAGAAGCCTTTCAAGTGGCACCTTTTTCCTTGACTTACTAAGTGGTGTGGAGCCTCGAGTTGTGAATTGGAGCCTTGTGACGAAAGGAGAAAAAG ACGAAGAGAAGCAAATGAATGCTTCATACATCATTTCCGTGGCTAGGAAGCTTGGTTGCTCCATTTTCTTGTTGCCAGAAGATATATTGGAG GTGAACCAGAAAATGATGCTAACTCTGACAGCAAGCATCATGTACTGGTATTTGAAAAGGCCAACATCACATTCATTAGACTCTGAAAATGGGAGTTCATGTGAGACAAGCTCCATCACAACTTCAGACGATTCTGCATCTGAATCATCATTCGATGACAATGCAGCTAGATAG
- the LOC120707044 gene encoding receptor protein kinase-like protein ZAR1, with product MALRLLLLPLLLLAAADALTPDGQALLAFKAAVVEDPTGALANWDATAADPCAWNGVACSSSPADATQPRRVVALSLPKKRLLAALPAAPLPSSLRHLNLRSNRLFGPVPPELVSAAPALQSLVLYGNALDGPLPDELGSLPFLQILDLSSNALNGSLPPSILKCRHLRALALARNNLTGPLPAGFGAQLSALERLDLSFNGFSGAIPEDMGNLSRLQGTVDLSHNHFSGPIPPSLGRLPEKVYIDLTYNNLSGPIPQNGALENRGPTAFVGNPGLCGPPLKNPCSPDAMPSSNPPLPNEGDSSAAGGGKGKGKGLGKIAIVAIVLSDVVGILIIALLFFYCYWRAVSSKDRKEHNAAAGSKGSRCGKDCGCFSRDESGTSSEHAEQYDLVALDQQVRFDLDELLKASAFVLGKSGIGIVYKVVLEDGLTMAVRRLGEGGLQRFKEFQTEVEAIGKVWHPNIVTLRAYYWSFDEKLLIYDYIPNGSLSAAIHGKPGTMIFTPLPWEARLNIVKGVAKGMSFLHEFSPKKYVHGDLRPNNVLLGTNMEPYISDFGLGRLANIAGTSPFTQSDRVGLEKAQSQQSDASVSPLMSKGSCYQAPEALKTLKPSQKWDVYSYGVVLLEMITGRSPAVLLETMQMDLVQWVQFCIEDKKPSADVLDPFLARDSEWEDEMIAVLKVALACVQANPERRPSMRHVAETLERLNGSS from the exons ATGGCGCTCCGTCTCCTCCTGCtccccctgctcctcctcgccgccgccgacgcgctcaCGCCGGACGGCCAGGCGCTGCTGGCGTTCAAGGCGGCCGTCGTCGAGGACCCCACGGGCGCGCTCGCCAACTGGGACGCCACCGCCGCGGACCCCTGCGCCTGGAACGGCgtcgcctgctcctcctcccccgccgacGCCACCCAGCCCCGCCGCGTCGTCGCGCTCTCGCTCCCCAAGAAGCGCCTCCTTGCGGCgctcccggcggcgccgctcccTTCCTCGCTGCGCCACCTCAACCTCCGCAGCAACCGCCTCTTCGGCCCCGTCCCGCCCGAGCTCGtctccgccgcgcccgcgctccAGAGCCTCGTCCTCTACGGGAACGCGCTCGACGGCCCGCTCCCCGACGAGCTCGGGTCCCTTCCCTTCCTCCAGATCCTCGACCTCTCCTCCAACGCCCTCAACGGCTCCCTCCCGCCCTCGATCCTCAAATgccgccacctccgcgcgctcgcgctcgcgcggAACAACCTCACGGGCCCGCTCCCCGCCGGCTTCGGCGCCCAGCTCTCCGCGCTGGAGCGCCTCGACCTCTCCTTCAACGGCTTCTCCGGCGCCATCCCGGAGGACATGGGGAACCTCTCCAGGCTCCAGGGGACGGTCGACCTCTCGCACAACCACTTCTCCGGCCCAATCCCGCCGAGCCTCGGGAGGCTCCCCGAGAAGGTTTACATCGATCTCACCTACAACAACCTCTCCGGCCCGATCCCGCAGAACGGGGCGCTCGAGAACCGGGGGCCCACGGCGTTCGTCGGCAACCCAGGCCTCTGCGGGCcgccgctcaagaacccctgcTCGCCGGACGCCATGCCGTCGTCCAACCCGCCCCTGCCCAACGAAGGGGACTCGTccgcggccggtggcggcaAGGGGAAGGGCAAAGGGCTGGGGAAGATTGCCATTGTGGCCATCGTGCTGAGTGATGTGGTGGGGATTTTGATCATTgcactcctcttcttctactgcTACTGGAGGGCTGTTTCATCCAAGGACAGGAAGGAACACAATGCGGCTGCCGGTTCTAAGGGGTCCAGGTGCGGAAAGGATTGTGGATGTTTCAGTAGGGATGAGTCCGGGACTTCATCCGAGCACGCCGAGCAGTACGATCTCGTGGCCTTGGACCAGCAAGTGCGGTTTGATCTGGATGAGCTGCTCAAGGCTTCAGCTTTTGTGCTGGGGAAGAGTGGGATTGGGATCGTGTATAAGGTGGTTCTTGAGGACGGGCTCACCATGGCCGTCCGGCGGCTTGGGGAGGGGGGATTGCAGAGGTTTAAGGAATTTCAGACCGAGGTTGAGGCTATTGGCAAGGTCTGGCATCCCAACATTGTTACCTTGAGAGCCTACTACTGGTCTTTTGATGAGAAGCTGCTGATATATGATTACATTCCTAACGGCAGCCTCTCTGCAGCAATTCATG GTAAACCTGGGACGATGATATTCACGCCATTGCCATGGGAGGCCCGATTGAACATCGTGAAGGGAGTCGCCAAGGGGATGTCTTTCTTGCATGAGTTCAGCCCCAAAAAGTATGTCCATGGGGACTTGAGGCCGAACAACGTTCTCCTTGGAACAAACATGGAGCCATACATCTCAGACTTCGGCCTCGGGCGGCTTGCAAACATCGCTGGAACATCACCTTTCACGCAATCAGATCGAGTCGGTCTAGAAAAGGCCCAGAGCCAACAATCAGATGCCTCAGTGAGCCCTCTCATGAGCAAAGGGTCATGCTACCAAGCGCCCGAAGCACTGAAGACGCTGAAACCATCGCAGAAATGGGACGTCTACTCCTACGGTGTGGTCTTGCTTGAAATGATCACTGGCAGATCGCCTGCGGTTCTCTTGGAGACCATGCAGATGGATCTCGTCCAGTGGGTCCAGTTCTGCATTGAGGACAAGAAACCATCTGCCGACGTGCTCGATCCTTTCCTTGCCCGGGACTCGGAATGGGAGGATGAGATGATCGCAGTGCTGAAAGTCGCCCTCGCTTGTGTTCAGGCCAATCCTGAGAGGAGGCCATCGATGAGGCATGTAGCGGAGACCTTGGAGCGCCTTAATGGGTCAAGCTAG
- the LOC120707042 gene encoding putative nuclease HARBI1: MSTSQLQNSDSSSSECDLEKLMWEFTNDPLEAEIEAELEAENEAEIEAEAEMDLFGNSHQFHRRYIDRNREDANRRLEADYFCNNPVYTDTQFRRRYRMRRHLFEHIVYTLGEWSPYFRQRKDAFGKLGFSPLLKCTAAMRMLVYGSPADLLDEGLRIVETTTIECLTEFVRGIRENFGKEYLRRPNEEDTRRLLRVGAVRGFPGMLGSLDCMHWHWENCPVAWKGQYTRGDYKVPTIMLEAVASHDLWIWHAFFGVPGSNNDLNVLNQSPLFTTTLQGSAPKVLFTVNGNQYNMGYYLANGIYPEWASFVKTISLPYSEKHKLFAKKQEAARKDVERAFGVLQARFAILRGPVRFWKQETLADIMYACIILHNMIVEDERDSYVVRFNDTEEYNVRDEDEHYEQGRSQPLAGFNHGPIHEFSRVLQANDAIHDREKHHQLKADLVEHIWQGFRGE; the protein is encoded by the coding sequence ATGTCTACATCCCAGCTCCAAAACTCAGATAGTTCTAGTAGCGAGTGTGACCTTGAGAAGCTTATGTGGGAGTTTACAAATGACCCACTCGAAGCTGAGATTGAAGCTGAGCTTGAAGCGGAAAATGAAGCTGAAATTGAAGCTGAGGCTGAAATGGATCTGTTTGGAAATTCCCATCAGTTCCATCGTAGGTATATAGACCGGAATAGAGAAGATGCAAACAGGAGACTAGAAGCTGACTACTTCTGCAACAACCCAGTATACACTGACACTCAGTTCCGGCGAAGGTACAGGATGAGAAGGCATCTGTTCGAGCATATTGTATACACCCTTGGTGAGTGGTCTCCATATTTTCGCCAAAGGAAAGATGCCTTTGGCAAGCTTGGTTTTTCACCTCTACTTAAGTGCACTGCAGCTATGAGAATGTTAGTCTATGGTAGCCCTGCTGATCTACTAGATGAAGGTCTACGGATTGTTGAAACCACCACCATAGAGTGTTTGACCGAATTTGTAAGAGGTATTAGAGAGAACTTTGGTAAAGAATATCTAAGAAGGCCCAATGAAGAAGACACTAGAAGATTACTCCGCGTTGGTGCAGTGCGTGGCTTTCCTGGAATGCTAGGCAGTCTTGATTGTATGCATTGGCATTGGGAAAATTGTCCAGTTGCTTGGAAAGGCCAATACACTAGGGGTGATTATAAAGTACCGACAATTATGCTTGAAGCTGTTGCCTCACATGACTTATGGATATGGCATGCATTTTTTGGAGTTCCTGGTTCAAATAATGACCTTAATGTCTTGAACCAGTCGCCATTATTCACAACCACATTACAAGGAAGTGCTCCAAAGGTCCTGTTTACAGTGAATGGCAACCAGTACAATATGGGATACTATTTAGCTAACGGCATTTATCCTGAATGGGCATCTTTTGTCAAGACAATATCATTGCCTTATAGTGAGAAACACAAATTATTTGCAAAAAAGCAAGAAGCAGCAAGAAAAGATGTTGAAAGGGCATTCGGGGTTCTACAAGCTCGTTTTGCAATATTGCGAGGCCCTGTACGCTTTTGGAAACAGGAAACACTTGCAGACATTATGTATGCATGTATTATACTTCACAACATGATAGTAGAAGATGAAAGGGATTCCTATGTGGTTCGGTTCAATGACACTGAGGAGTATAACGTACGTGATGAAGATGAGCACTACGAACAGGGGAGGTCTCAGCCTTTAGCGGGGTTCAATCATGGGCCAATTCATGAATTCTCCAGGGTACTGCAAGCAAATGATGCCATTCATGATAGGGAAAAGCATCATCAACTCAAGGCTGACTTGGTGGAGCACATATGGCAAGGATTTCGTGGTGAATGA